A genome region from Haliotis asinina isolate JCU_RB_2024 chromosome 11, JCU_Hal_asi_v2, whole genome shotgun sequence includes the following:
- the LOC137255758 gene encoding WD repeat-containing protein 74-like gives MAAPMYNVFVGAETGLLKGITLKKAQWNNLNAIASADREKGICAMCWDNIDESKVCFGLKNRQVLVYDIDTQSLEDKIHTFDGGIGKFRALAKVEGRYLTAVESGLVKLWGDDDENSIHIEAGKDLFCMEQNPQKSHIIGTGGKENELKLWDLQRHSEPVFKAKNVKNDWLNLRVPVWVMGVKFLPGSDKVVTSTGHHQVRVYDPQSSQRRPVLDIEVDEYPLTAISLRHDQDNQVLVGNTQGKMALVDLRNGKVMQVYKGFAGGIRDIKCHPSKSLVASCGLDRHLRIHDIDSKEMVNKLYLKSRLNCLLFSSKEGENVSGSKSEVQEIEADAESGIESDDEDVWENLEQVQTKTVKKKEKEIIVKEHKEDRKRRKKKKSDQPKEAPMTAKKRK, from the coding sequence ATGGCGGCTCCCATGTACAACGTGTTTGTGGGAGCTGAAACTGGTTTATTGAAAGGCATTACCTTGAAAAAGGCACAGTGGAACAATCTAAATGCTATCGCTAGTGCAGACAGAGAGAAAGGAATATGTGCCATGTGTTGGGATAACATTGATGAGTCGAAAGTATGCTTTGGTTTGAAAAACAGACAGGTGCTTGTTTATGACATTGATACACAATCGCTCGAGGATAAAATTCATACTTTTGACGGAGGCATTGGGAAGTTCCGTGCTCTAGCGAAAGTTGAAGGCAGATATTTGACAGCCGTGGAGTCTGGTTTAGTCAAACTCTGGGGTGACGATGACGAAAACTCAATCCATATTGAAGCCGGGAAAGATCTGTTTTGCATGGAGCAAAATCCACAAAAGTCCCATATCATCGGTACAGGCGGGAAGGAAAACGAACTTAAATTGTGGGATCTTCAGAGACATTCCGAACCAGTGTTCAAAGCAAAGAATGTGAAAAATGACTGGTTAAATCTGAGAGTCCCAGTTTGGGTAATGGGTGTTAAGTTCCTTCCAGGAAGTGACAAAGTTGTGACCTCAACAGGTCATCATCAGGTCAGGGTGTATGACCCGCAGAGTTCACAACGTAGACCTGTCCTTGACATTGAAGTAGATGAATATCCTCTGACAGCAATATCATTGCGCCATGATCAAGACAATCAAGTTCTTGTTGGTAATACACAGGGGAAAATGGCTTTGGTTGATCTGAGGAATGGTAAAGTCATGCAAGTCTATAAAGGTTTTGCAGGAGGTATACGAGATATCAAATGCCATCCGTCTAAATCCCTTGTTGCTTCTTGTGGTTTGGATAGGCATTTGCGTATACATGATATTGATTCCAAGGAAATGGTGAATAAATTGTATTTAAAGTCAAGACTAAACTGTCTCCTCTTTTCATCAAAAGAAGGAGAAAATGTGTCAGGAAGTAAGAGTGAGGTTCAAGAAATAGAAGCTGACGCAGAGTCAGGGATTGAATCAGATGATGAGGATGTTTGGGAGAATCTTGAACAAGTGCAAACCAAGACTGTGaaaaagaaagagaaagaaatTATTGTTAAAGAACATAAAGAGGACAGAAAAAggagaaagaaaaagaaatcagATCAACCAAAAGAGGCTCCCATGACTGCAAAGAAACGTAAATGA
- the LOC137255274 gene encoding serine/arginine repetitive matrix protein 2-like, with protein sequence MKQKDGDKHKPSTSYSSNKGKRKLEFDKKTNKLPLAGKIVYLDVKDVRQARSLEEKLKQLGGTIEKFLIKDVNYVISSNAPASGSGQKKGEKGQDRPDSPAFQSTPSPFSMGQSPSPTATEAKKETVTRGKAILQIAKNKSSQTSVIDTAKKMGIKIVSLNGAITWLDKEIHKIKPVAVAQSNKQETRRRGTKIQRLKTPYVKYEAENCHYRPIMQQLKTWPHFNTETPPGTCPFDGRALGRPQNSERGDREEAGNILSPGTPQAQRDDLSGTPQAKSQSKTAKLEEPSNCKLFGVPILTAGEIKRERERRKRETKRKGYCECCKEKYDDVDKHMRGLQHKNFARNKKNFDCIDNLIHKGPNTVSFLQRILLRHCVQKAADRTKDSPACEDGEVMLIEECSEKQGENSRASNLPPEQLRVERKMNRRLKYDRKIENSLKVKASVEKTKLKANVETCESRLGIVTDGKHNDHLSPRKARSGSFPRVSRDGKESESTSAVVIRRSGTRGLYGSPRRSQSASGSEKTLIIRDSPIAGLQPLKDFLKRHSTNTGSKDGEKSSRFDDAGEKETRKRKSDHTKSPVQVEKRHRHSDKTPEHDSISRENVMTKSLKYQRSDIGKDGAGEVSDTNVLSPGKKCPKYKLEIEHSRVTRSSPRKRIDIECKVISPRKSNRLSSHTDNVSQLSDVVKMGENVIDLSSRSVVVISKQDMESADLQLSLTSAGSPRSKSGKNRQKDSYRGSVSGEFHDDQTDDKGHVEDDPESKDRHKSCSKSRKHRDCGHDSEDKADVIVEMSADVNDHGSRPKKRKDKDSERKSHSEVEVIVERSMAADEQRSRSKRRKHHVKGSQVDKVDVEEFKEKDDSTPHSKKRKGRDAEANGEGTQEKEADGKDPQRSSVQRKQKDSTEDSVIQDISIIPPECSNPDSDSQKSQSPRLMKHGSETHLIQNNLDSADLSPTKGRSKSKQVLPKPPVSPNKIQQTEVRSSSWTSPRKKQRGSEEGNVKILHKSKETNSSQGRTKVHSEKLEEEQAGEIGISDDTTVVFTKRKKWKKAIRSSPRTKGRKLTKLKLDESSCSEYSCVTAKTSDVTPRKKTSLEQGESQSPVFKRKSRHSIKELCHDGKENTESVEMGFRTPSRGKYCKKGETEDQENGGTEQETPKSGYCSTPRQLERSWRSRRSSLLSETVCDGDDKTGEKNEHVHDTTPLKRVMSRSHSDTEMCSSPVMSRSRRTRKSDESHQDMLEDKSTERKCPEISYSPRSRSRLLRHKLNEFGETASPNVSPSKIETPKKSRSSSTEKSPKRKKHSSPKKKGIGAKRKWRRSKPSSGRKTVKLNRSWLILSERSMSKLLESEEDSQPFLGFEKEESDSRLPSDLTYEEVSEVDMSDDSTREWVLDEPDHDAEQRSDAEKNHGEDGTDNLWFPQFFPSPDKASNSSWGEACDSFLQTACERRLSGHACSTPLVMSCTKVGTPRTRNRSPFHSPVLHTVKEDDDLDNTLVASDSCETPKKSRKISPRNLHRECDESVDKGIVYNFNYQSPQKAPRQGSSQKNFRATTTDDGLCIEYRKTGDSGRKLRLLKKASNTKKTFHMSYVAKPTKSPKPRRVNIPAAGTVVVVSPKGKLK encoded by the exons ATGAAGCAAAAGGATGGTGACAAGCATAAAC CTAGTACAAGTTATAGTTCCAACAAAGGGAAGAGGAAACTGGAGTTTGATAAGAAGACAAATAAATTGCCCTTAGCAGGGAAAATAGTGTATCTTGATGTTAAAGATGTTCGCCAAGCCAGGAGTCTTGAGGAGAAACTTAAACAACTTGGAGGG ACCATTGAGAAATTTCTCATCAAGGATGTGAATTACGTGATATCCAGCAATGCTCCAGCCAGTGGCAGTGGTCAGAAGAAAGGGGAGAAGGGTCAAGATCGACCGGACAGCCCTGCCTTCCAATCTACACCCAGTCCCTTCAGCATGGGGCAGTCACCATCACCAACTGCAACTGAAGCTAAAAAGGAAACT GTGACACGGGGAAAGGCAATTCTTCAGATAGCAAAGAACAAAAGCTCA CAAACCAGTGTAATAGACACAGCCAAGAAAATGGGGATAAAAATTGTGTCCCTAAATG GAGCTATAACATGGCTAGATAAAGAGATTCACAAGATTAAACCAGTGGCAGTTGCACAATCCAACAAACAG GAAACAAGAAGGAGGGGCACCAAAA TTCAAAGATTGAAGACTCCCTATGTAAAGTATGAGGCGGAGAATTGTCACTACCGTCCCATCATGCAACAGTTGAAGACGTGGCCACACTTCAACACTGAGACACCCCCAGGAACATGTCCGTTTGATGGTCGGGCGCTAGGGAGGCCTCAGAACTCAGAGCGAGGGGACAGAGAGGAGGCTGGGAACATCCTGTCCCCGGGAACACCACAGGCACAGAGAGATGATCTGTCAGGCACTCCACAGGCAAAGTCACAGAG TAAGACAGCAAAGCTTGAGGAGCCGAGTAACTGCAAGTTGTTTGGTGTTCCAATATTGACGGCCGGTGAGATCAAACGAGAGAGGGAGCGGCGGAAGCGAGAGACTAAGCGCAAGGGATACTGTGAATGTTGCAAAGAAAAATATGATGATGTTGATAAA CATATGAGAGGACTTCAGCACAAGAACTTTGCACGGAACAAGAAGAATTTCGATTGCATTGACAACCTGATCCACAAAGGCCCCAACACTGTTTCATTTCTACAGCGGATCCTGCTCCGACACTGTGTACAAAAGGCAGCGGATAGAACCAAAGA CTCACCAGCCTGTGAAGATGGGGAAGTAATGTTAATTGAAGAATGTTCCGAAAAACAGGGTGAAAACAGCAGAGCTTCAAACCTTCCTCCAGAGCAACTGAGAGTGGAACGCAAGATGAACAGGAGACTTAAGTATGACCGAAAAATAGAAAACTCTCTAAAAGTTAAAGCCAGTgttgaaaagacaaaacttaaggCAAATGTTGAAACGTGCGAATCTAGACTAGGAATTGTCACAGATGGGAAGCACAATGATCACTTATCTCCAAGAAAAGCCCGATCTGGTAGCTTCCCCCGAGTCAGCAGAGACGGTAAGGAATCGGAGTCCACCTCTGCTGTCGTGATACGGCGGTCAGGAACAAGGGGTCTGTATGGATCTCCTCGACGATCGCAATCTGCATCGGGGTCAGAAAAGACATTGATTATTCGGGACTCGCCAATAGCAGGCTTGCAGCCTTTGAAAGATTTCCTGAAAAGACATTCCACCAACACAGGTTCAAAGGATGGGGAGAAGTCTTCGAGGTTTGATGATGCTGGTGAAAAAGAAACACGGAAACGTAAATCTGATCACACCAAGTCACCAGTGCAGGTGGAGAAGCGACACAGGCACTCAGACAAAACCCCAGAGCATGATTCGATATCAAGGGAAAATGTAATGACgaaatcattaaaatatcaGAGATCTGATATTGGGAAGGATGGGGCAGGTGAAGTGAGTGATACAAATGTACTTTCACCGGGAAAGAAATGTCCCAAGTACAAGTTAGAAATCGAACACTCCAGAGTAACTCGGTCGAGTCCTAGGAAACGGATTGACATTGAATGCAAAGTAATAAGTCCTAGGAAAAGCAACAGACTGTCATCACATACAGATAACGTGAGTCAGTTAAGCGATGTTGTAAAGATGGGTGAAAATGTGATAGACTTGTCCAGTAGGAGCGTTGTTGTCATCTCCAAACAGGACATGGAGTCAGCCGACTTGCAGCTGTCTTTGACAAGTGCTGGGAGTCCTCGTTCAAAGTCTGGGAAAAACAGGCAGAAAGATTCTTATCGTGGATCTGTGAGTGGTGAGTTTCATGATGATCAGACAGATGATAAGGGGCATGTTGAAGATGATCCGGAATCAAAAGACAGGCATAAATCTTGTTCCAAGTCAAGAAAACATCGTGATTGTGGACATGATTCTGAAGATAAGGCTGATGTGATTGTGGAAATGTCAGCAGATGTGAATGATCATGGATCTCGCCCTAAAAAGAGAAAAGATAAAGATTCTGAACGGAAGTCCCACTCTGAAGTTGAAGTGATTGTGGAAAGGTCGATGGCAGCCGATGAACAAAGATCTCGTTCTAAGAGAAGAAAACATCATGTGAAAGGTTCACAAGTTGACAAAGTAGATGTTGAAGAGTTTAAAGAAAAAGATGACTCAACACCTCattcaaagaaaagaaaaggtAGAGATGCTGAAGCAAATGGTGAAGGAACCCAAGAGAAGG AAGCTGATGGGAAAGATCCCCAAAGATCTTCAGTGCAAAGAAAGCAGAAAGACTCCACAGAGGATTCAGTGATTCAGGACATAAGCATCATACCTCCAGAGTGCTCTAACCCGGACTCAGATTCTCAGAAATCTCAGTCTCCACGTCTGATGAAACATGGCTCAGAAACACATCTCATACAAAACAACCTAGACAGTGCAGATCTTTCTCCCACAAAGGGAAGATCAAAGTCCAAACAGGTTCTTCCAAAGCCCCCAGTAAGTCCAAACAAAATCCAACAGACTGAAGTTAGAAGCAGTTCTTGGACATCACCAAGGAAAAAACAAAGGGGTTCGGAAGAAGGAAATGTGAAAATACTTCATAAGAGTAAAGAAACAAATTCTTCACAGGGAAGGACaaaagttcatagtgaaaaGTTGGAAGAAGAGCAGGCAGGGGAAATAGGTATTTCTGATGATACGACTGTGGTCTTCACAAAGAGGAAGAAGTGGAAGAAAGCTATACGGTCTAGTCCTCGAACAAAGGGGAGGAAGTTGACCAAGTTGAAGCTGGATGAGTCGTCTTGTAGTGAATACTCATGTGTCACTGCTAAGACATCTGATGTAACGCCGAGGAAAAAGACTTCCCTAGAACAGGGGGAGTCTCAGTCACCTGTGTTTAAGCGAAAGTCAAGACACTCCATCAAGGAACTCTGCCATGATGGCAAGGAAAATACTGAGTCTGTTGAAATGGGGTTCAGAACACCAAGCAGAGGAAAGTATTGTAAGAAAGGTGAAACTGAAGATCAAGAGAACGGTGGAACGGAGCAGGAAACACCCAAAAGTGGCTATTGTTCAACACCAAGGCAGCTCGAGAGATCTTGGAGAAGTCGGAGGTCCAGCTTGTTAAGTGAAACGGtatgtgatggtgatgacaaAACAGGGGAGAAAAATGAGCATGTCCATGATACAACCCCTTTAAAAAGGGTCATGTCAAGGTCACATAGTGATACCGAAATGTGTAGTTCACCAGTAATGTCAAGGTCAAGAAGAACCAGGAAGTCTGATGAATCTCATCAGGACATGCTTGAAGACAAATCTACAGAAAGAAAATGTCCTGAAATCAGTTACTCTcctaggtcaaggtcaaggttattaAGACACAAACTAAATGAATTTGGTGAAACTGCCAGTCCTAATGTCTCGCCCTCTAAAATTGAAACTCCTAAGAAATCTAGGTCATCTTCCACTGAGAAAAGTCCTAAAAGAAAGAAACACTCATCACCTAAGAAAAAAGGAATTGGAGCCAAAAGAAAATGGCGTCGGTCAAAACCAAGCTCGGGGAGAAAGACAGTAAAATTAAATCGTAGTTGGTTGATTCTCAGTGAAAGAAGCATGTCAAAGCTGTTGGAGAGTGAAGAAGATTCACAACCATTTCTCGGCTTTGAGAAAGAGGAGTCTGATTCCAGACTTCCATCAGACTTGACTTATGAGGAAGTGTCCGAAGTCGATATGAGTGACGATTCTACGCGAGAGTGGGTCTTGGATGAACCTGACCATGACGCAGAGCAGAGAAGTGATGCTGAGAAAAATCATGGGGAAGATGGTACTGATAATTTGTGGTTTCCCCAATTCTTCCCATCCCCAGATAAAGCTTCCAATTCTTCATGGGGCGAGGCTTGTGATAGCTTCCTCCAGACTGCCTGCGAGAGAAGACTCAGTGGTCATGCTTGCAGTACTCCACTTGTGATGTCTTGCACCAAAGTTGGCACCCCAAGGACAAGGAATAGAAGTCCATTCCACAGTCCCGTGTTGCATACTGTGAAAGAGGACGACGATTTAGACAATACTTTGGTGGCATCTGATTCATGTGAAACGCCGAAAAAGTCGCGCAAAATATCTCCTCGAAATTTACACCGTGAGTGTGATGAATCTGTTGACAAAGGTATTGTATATAACTTTAATTACCAAAGTCCGCAGAAGGCACCGAGACAGGGAAGCAGTCAGAAAAATTTCAGAGCAACAACTActgatgatggtttgtgtattGAGTACAGAAAGACTGGGGACTCGGGTAGGAAGTTACGGCTGTTGAAGAAAGCCTCAAATACCAAGAAGACGTTTCATATGAGTTATGTCGCTAAACCAACAAAGTCCCCAAAACCTCGGAGGGTGAACATACCAGCCGCAGGTACAGTTGTGGTTGTGTCCCCGAAAGGGAAGTTAAAGTAA